One window of Candidatus Regiella endosymbiont of Tuberolachnus salignus genomic DNA carries:
- the rfaH gene encoding transcription/translation regulatory transformer protein RfaH — protein MKAWYLLYCKRAQLLRAQEHLERQGVVCLTPIVTIKRMWRGRRVTFHEPLFPNYLFTEFNPENIHTTTIKATRGVSHFVRFGLYPVIIPQMVIDDIKSHTIKTISDSTVAVSGDTVRVTEGIFSGLQAIYTEPDGERRSMILLNILNSQVSKSLDNRHFEKVL, from the coding sequence GTGAAGGCGTGGTATTTATTGTATTGCAAACGCGCTCAACTTTTACGCGCTCAAGAGCATTTAGAACGGCAAGGTGTGGTTTGCTTAACCCCCATAGTGACAATCAAAAGAATGTGGCGAGGGAGGCGGGTAACCTTTCATGAACCGCTCTTTCCTAATTATCTGTTTACTGAATTTAATCCTGAAAATATTCATACCACTACGATAAAAGCCACTCGAGGTGTCAGCCATTTTGTCCGTTTTGGCCTGTATCCGGTGATTATTCCCCAAATGGTGATTGATGACATAAAGTCGCACACGATTAAAACGATATCTGATTCTACTGTAGCAGTATCCGGCGATACAGTACGTGTTACCGAAGGCATATTTTCTGGATTGCAAGCCATTTATACGGAGCCCGATGGTGAAAGACGTTCAATGATTTTGCTGAATATACTCAATAGCCAGGTTAGTAAAAGTCTAGACAATCGTCATTTTGAAAAAGTGTTGTGA
- the yejK gene encoding nucleoid-associated protein YejK: MNLDINQIALHQLVKSDDSVLDMVLRDSLLPSNNRVVQEMMVELHRVYSAKNKAYGQFNEDSEFANAFKRCRKGNDDFLSFTRRATARLRDELIKYPFAESGVLLFCQYRHLATEYLLIAFLNSCNSMRVDEQLDLSITHHLDINHVDIVARVDVTEWETNNESKRYLTFLKGRVGRKVSDFFMDFLVASEGGDTKKQNRDLLQAVDDYCAEANLDKEQKQAYRQQVYSYCNEQQQADECIELKQLSEALPVFNEKNLQQFSTEQGYDIADSFPADRPTLRQLTKFSGSGGGLTINFDALLLEKRIFWDAATDTLTIKGTPPNLRDQLKRCLG, from the coding sequence ATGAATTTGGATATCAACCAAATTGCCCTACATCAGTTAGTCAAATCCGATGATAGCGTGCTTGATATGGTTTTACGCGACTCGTTGTTACCATCGAATAATAGAGTTGTGCAAGAGATGATGGTTGAATTACATCGTGTCTATAGTGCAAAAAATAAAGCTTATGGCCAGTTTAATGAAGACAGTGAATTTGCCAACGCATTTAAACGCTGCCGTAAGGGGAATGACGATTTTTTGAGTTTTACCCGTCGCGCGACAGCACGTCTGCGTGATGAATTGATTAAATACCCGTTTGCTGAAAGTGGCGTGTTGTTATTTTGCCAGTATCGCCATCTCGCAACGGAGTATTTATTGATCGCCTTTCTCAATAGTTGTAACAGTATGCGCGTTGATGAACAGCTTGATCTTAGTATCACGCATCATTTGGATATTAACCACGTTGATATTGTTGCTCGTGTTGATGTGACCGAATGGGAAACCAATAATGAATCAAAACGTTATTTAACTTTCTTGAAAGGGCGAGTAGGCCGAAAAGTCTCTGATTTTTTTATGGATTTTTTAGTAGCCTCGGAAGGGGGTGATACTAAAAAACAAAATCGCGATTTATTACAAGCGGTGGATGATTATTGTGCAGAGGCTAATTTAGATAAAGAGCAAAAACAAGCCTATCGACAACAAGTTTACAGCTACTGTAATGAACAACAACAAGCGGACGAATGCATTGAATTAAAGCAGTTATCAGAAGCGCTGCCTGTTTTCAATGAAAAAAATTTGCAACAATTTTCTACTGAACAAGGCTACGATATTGCCGACAGTTTCCCGGCAGATCGGCCGACATTGCGTCAATTAACGAAATTTTCGGGTAGTGGGGGCGGCCTGACTATCAATTTTGATGCTTTGTTACTAGAAAAGCGTATTTTTTGGGATGCTGCTACTGATACGTTAACTATCAAGGGCACACCACCAAATTTACGCGATCAGTTAAAACGATGTCTTGGATAA